Below is a window of Myxococcales bacterium DNA.
ACCGCGCGCACGCCGGGCAGGGCCAGGGCTCGCGACGTATCGATGTGCACGATGCGCGCGCTCGCGTGCTCACTGAACTTGAGCTTCCCGTACAGCATGCCGGGGCGGGAGAGGTCGTGGATGTAATATGCGCGACCGGTGACCTTGTCGGCCGCGTCGGGTCGAACTGCGTCGCTGCCCACGTAGCGGAGCTCACGCATGGTCCGCTCCCTTCTTGGCGCGTCGGGCCGAAGCGGCGTGGCTCACCGACTCGATGATCTGCGCGTAGCCCGTGCAGCGACACAGGTTGCCGGTCAGCGCGTTCCGGATTTGCGCTTCGCTCGGCTCCGGCGTTCGTTCCAGGAGCGCGTGGGCGCTCATGAGCATGCCGGGTGTGCAGAAACCACACTGCACGCCGCCCTTGTCGACGAAGGCGCGCTGCAAGTCCGAAAGGTCACCTCCAGGTCCCGCCAGGCCCTCGATGGTGAGCACCTTGCAGCCCTCGACCTCGAGCGCAGGCAGCAAACACGAACACACGGGGCGCCCGTCCACGAGCACCGTGCAAGCACCGCACTCGCCGTTGCTGCAACCTTCCTTGGTCCCCATCAGACCGAGCGCTTCGCGCAGCACGTCGATCAAGCGAGCGTGCGGCTCGACCGACAGGCGGGCCGCCTCCCCGTTGACCTCGAACGACAAGCTGACCGTCATGAGCTCGCTCCTTCCATCAATGACCGGATGCCGCGCTCGAGGAGCGCCCCGGCCAGGTGCCGCCGGTAGTCGGCGCCCGCGCGCACGTCGCTGATCGGGCGGACCTCGTTGCACGCGGTCTCGCGCGCTCGGGCGAGGGTGGTGTCATCCAGAATTTGTCCACTCAAGGCTTGCTCCGTCGCAACGAGGCGCAGGGGACAGGGCCCCAAGGAACCGGCTGCCACCCGCGCCTTGGTGCAGCGCCTGCCGTCGAGCTCGAGCAAGACGGCCACGCTGGCGAGCGCGATGTCCATGCGCACGCGGCCGTGTTTCAGGAAGGTCGCTCGCACGTTTTGGGGCGGTGCGTCGACGATGACGGCGGAGAGGATTTCGCCCGCTTCGAGCACGCTGGCTCGGGGCCCCACGAAGAAGTCCGAGAGCGGGAGCTCGCGGGTGCCCGTCGCCGATGCGATGCGCACGCGGGCCTCGTGGACCAGGAGCGGCGGCGCCAGATCGGCGCAAGGCGAGGCGTTGCAGAGGTTCCCGCCCAGCGTCGCCACGTTGCGGATCTGAATGCTGCCCAAGAACCCCGCGGCGCGGCCCAGCACCGGCAGTACGCGGGCGAGCGCCGGATCTGCCTCGAGGTCGGACACCCGTACGCCAGCCCCGAGCACGATGGGGGAACCGACCACCACCTGGGTGAGCTCGGCGATGTCGGTGAGGGAGACCAGGGCGCGTGGCGCTATCTTGCCCTCGCGGATGCGCACCATCACGTCGGTGCCGCCGGCCACGAAGCGGGTCTCGGTCTCGAGAGCCGCAAGCCGCCAGGCCTCTGCCAGGGTTTTGGGGCGGTGGTAGTCGAAGCTCATGTTGATCTCGATTCGCTCAGCTCAGGCAATCACGCCGCGCGCTCGTAGCGTCTGGAGCTCGGCCGCCGGCACACCCAGCTCGGTGAGCACGCTGTCGGTGTGCTCGCCGTAGGCCGGCGCAAACGACAGCTTGCGCTGGTTCGCTACCAGGAACTCGGTGCTGACCGCGG
It encodes the following:
- a CDS encoding (2Fe-2S)-binding protein, with product MTVSLSFEVNGEAARLSVEPHARLIDVLREALGLMGTKEGCSNGECGACTVLVDGRPVCSCLLPALEVEGCKVLTIEGLAGPGGDLSDLQRAFVDKGGVQCGFCTPGMLMSAHALLERTPEPSEAQIRNALTGNLCRCTGYAQIIESVSHAASARRAKKGADHA
- a CDS encoding xanthine dehydrogenase family protein subunit M, translating into MSFDYHRPKTLAEAWRLAALETETRFVAGGTDVMVRIREGKIAPRALVSLTDIAELTQVVVGSPIVLGAGVRVSDLEADPALARVLPVLGRAAGFLGSIQIRNVATLGGNLCNASPCADLAPPLLVHEARVRIASATGTRELPLSDFFVGPRASVLEAGEILSAVIVDAPPQNVRATFLKHGRVRMDIALASVAVLLELDGRRCTKARVAAGSLGPCPLRLVATEQALSGQILDDTTLARARETACNEVRPISDVRAGADYRRHLAGALLERGIRSLMEGASS